A DNA window from Dehalococcoidia bacterium contains the following coding sequences:
- a CDS encoding VOC family protein, giving the protein MPKVSGLGHVGIFVHDLMKQRDFYSRVMGLEIADEDIEGRGMVFLSAHPDEEHHEFVIMKGRTGGSDAQVIQQLSFKVDTLAELKEFHTVFKDEGVEIQRTVSHGNAFGMYASDPEGNTIEVYYKTGFPVPQPHGDPVDLDDSEEELLEIARSAIPAS; this is encoded by the coding sequence ATGCCTAAAGTCAGCGGACTCGGACACGTAGGAATCTTCGTTCACGACTTGATGAAGCAGCGCGACTTCTACTCTCGCGTAATGGGACTGGAGATAGCAGACGAGGACATCGAAGGCCGAGGCATGGTCTTCCTCAGCGCCCATCCCGACGAGGAGCATCACGAGTTCGTCATCATGAAGGGCCGCACTGGCGGATCGGACGCTCAGGTCATCCAGCAGCTTTCGTTCAAGGTTGACACTCTCGCCGAACTCAAGGAGTTCCACACCGTCTTCAAGGACGAGGGTGTGGAGATTCAGCGTACCGTCAGTCACGGCAACGCCTTCGGGATGTACGCGTCCGACCCCGAGGGGAATACCATCGAGGTCTACTACAAGACCGGCTTCCCGGTGCCGCAGCCTCACGGCGACCCCGTGGACCTGGACGACTCCGAAGAGGAGCTGCTGGAGATCGCAAGGTCGGCAATTCCCGCCTCGTAA